From Peromyscus eremicus chromosome 3, PerEre_H2_v1, whole genome shotgun sequence, one genomic window encodes:
- the LOC131905613 gene encoding LOW QUALITY PROTEIN: uncharacterized protein LOC131905613 (The sequence of the model RefSeq protein was modified relative to this genomic sequence to represent the inferred CDS: inserted 1 base in 1 codon) — protein MGQTVTTPLSLTLASSLYPVLPRKDPPKTPVLPPDPNTPLIDFLTEDPPPYPGNRGTGEQAAPSAAPEPPAAPAAAPELLAAPSSPAPSTPTRSSPAPSPIAGRLRGKRKEPAKESRAFPLWEGPNHQLQYWPFSASDLYNWKQHNPPFSKDPVALTNLIESILMTHQPTWEDCQQLLQTLLTVEEKQRVFLEARKQVPGDDGRPTQLPNXAAFPLTRPNWDFMTPEGRENLRLYRQLLLAGLRGATRRPTNLAQVRNVIQGKDETPAAFLERLREAYRMYTPYDPEDPGQAPGVILSFIYQSSPDIRAKLQRLEGLHSFSLLDLLKEAEKMFNKRGESNVDGRGKVKEKTIEKRAREKMGVENGGTWNG, from the exons ATGGGACAGACTGTCACCACCCCCTTGAGCCTCACGCTTGCCTCCTCCCTTTACCCTGTTCTCCCACGAAAGGATCCCCCTAAGACCCCTGTCCTTCCCCCTGACCCCAATACACCTCTTATTGACTTCCTGACAGAGGACCCACCGCCATACCCGGGGAATCGGGGAACAGGGGAACAGGCGGCCCCCTCAGCGGCGCCAGAACCCCCGGCGGCCCCCGCAGCGGCACCAGAACTGCTGGCGGCTCCCTCCTCTCCGGCTCCCTCCACTCCGACTCGCTCCTCTCCGGCTCCCTCCCCAATTGCCGGTCGCCTCCGAGGAAAGCGCAAAGAACCAGCTAAAGAATCCAGGGCCTTCCCCCTCTGGGAGGGCCCCAATCACCAGCTCCAATACTGGCCATTTTCGGCCTCTGATCTTTACAACTGGAAGCAGCATAATCCTCCTTTCTCTAAGGACCCTGTTGCCTTGACTAACCTGATTGAGTCCATTTTAATGACCCACCAGCCTACGTGGGAGGATTGTCAGCAGTTATTGCAGACCCTCCTGACTGTGGAGGAGAAGCAGCGAGTCTTCTTGGAGGCTCGGAAGCAGGTTCCTGGAGACGATGGAAGACCCACCCAATTGCCTA ATGCAGCCTTTCCCCTCACCCGCCCGAACTGGGACTTCATGACCCCAGAAGGTAGGGAGAAcctacgtctctatcgccagttgctcttagcgggtctccggGGGGCTACTAGACGccctaccaatttggctcaggttAGAAATGTGATTCAGGGAAAGGATGAGACACCGGCAGCATTCTTAGAAAGACTCAGAGAAGCCTATAGGATGTATACCCCGTATGATccagaagatccaggacaggcgccaggCGTCATCTTGTCTTTCATCTATCAGTCAAGTCCAGATATAAGGGCCAAATTACAGAGACTAGAGGGATTGCATTCATTCAGTTTGTTAGATTTAttgaaagaagcagagaaaatgtttaataaaagagGGGAGAGCAATGTGGATGGACGTGGAAAGGTTAAAGAAAAGACAATagagaagagagcaagagagaagatGGGAGTAGAAAATGGAGGGACGTGGAATGGATAA